The Candidatus Pelagibacter sp. IMCC9063 genome has a window encoding:
- a CDS encoding sensor histidine kinase gives MLKKILPKTIFFRYLFIIITPIALLQLILIVVFFDSLWIKTNKELVRTLAGEINAVTEVYIDPETRKDFNFIKKVLEKKLILKINVKKNHKLPKFKDVFTYSLHDQLLEERLSKDLRVPFWYDTKSKKDVVDIRISTNKDVIQFIVLKSRIRNSSARIFILWITIPSFFLLLISILFLRNQVRPFSILADSAEKFGKGQYVAELKPTGAVEVRKAIIEFEKMKRRILRHISQRTAMLSGISHDLKTPLTRLKLQIEILNKNNSLDKIKDDILEMEKMISEYLDFSTTQESVNSIQFNLSNLITEIIHKYSNKSLTLQCNEKIFMTGRQHLIKRCIYNLIDNSLKYAGNADVGIKKTKSQIEITVEDKGPGIPENERERVLRPFYRLDKSRHMSEGSVGLGLSIVQDIVNSHGGTIKFTEGKNKSGLRATLTFPA, from the coding sequence ATGTTAAAAAAAATTTTACCTAAAACTATTTTTTTTCGATATTTATTTATTATAATCACTCCCATTGCACTATTGCAGCTGATTCTAATTGTGGTTTTTTTTGACAGTCTATGGATTAAAACTAATAAAGAGCTAGTAAGAACTTTGGCTGGCGAAATCAATGCAGTAACGGAGGTTTATATAGATCCAGAAACAAGAAAAGATTTTAATTTCATTAAAAAAGTTTTAGAAAAAAAATTGATTTTAAAAATTAATGTTAAAAAAAATCATAAGCTTCCTAAATTTAAAGATGTATTTACATATAGCTTGCATGATCAGCTTTTGGAAGAACGGTTAAGTAAAGATCTGCGAGTACCATTTTGGTATGACACCAAAAGCAAAAAAGATGTCGTTGATATTAGAATTAGTACTAACAAAGACGTAATTCAATTTATTGTTTTAAAGTCTAGAATTAGAAACTCTTCTGCAAGAATTTTTATTTTATGGATCACCATTCCATCTTTCTTTTTGCTCCTAATATCTATTTTGTTTTTAAGAAACCAAGTGAGACCTTTTTCTATCCTTGCAGATTCTGCTGAAAAATTTGGTAAAGGCCAATATGTTGCAGAATTAAAACCAACTGGGGCAGTGGAGGTCAGAAAAGCAATCATTGAATTTGAAAAAATGAAAAGAAGAATTTTACGACACATCAGTCAAAGAACAGCCATGCTTTCAGGTATTAGTCATGACCTAAAAACACCCTTGACTAGATTAAAATTACAAATTGAAATTTTAAATAAAAATAATTCTTTAGACAAAATTAAAGATGATATTCTAGAAATGGAAAAAATGATCTCTGAATATTTAGACTTTTCGACTACGCAAGAATCTGTCAATTCTATACAATTTAATCTTTCAAACTTAATAACTGAAATCATTCACAAATATTCCAACAAATCTCTTACTCTGCAGTGTAATGAAAAGATATTTATGACTGGAAGACAACACTTAATAAAGAGATGTATATACAATCTGATCGATAACTCTTTAAAATATGCTGGCAATGCTGATGTTGGAATAAAAAAAACAAAATCACAAATAGAAATTACAGTTGAAGATAAGGGACCAGGTATACCTGAAAATGAAAGAGAAAGAGTATTAAGACCTTTCTATAGATTGGATAAAAGCAGACATATGTCTGAAGGCAGTGTTGGCTTGGGCTTATCAATAGTCCAAGATATAGTTAACTCTCATGGTGGAACTATTAAATTTACCGAAGGCAAAAATAAATCAGGTCTAAGAGCGACCCTAACATTTCCTGCCTAA
- a CDS encoding response regulator transcription factor: protein MKIEEKKHILIVDDDDRIRELTKEYLQGNNFYTTTAKNSDDAKNKIKLIKFDLIILDIMMPGQSGLELTKEIKTSSDQPIILLTAMGGTSDRIYGLETGADDYLPKPFEPKELLLRIKNILKRVQKNKHLNPILKFGDIRVDLEKMSIKSKSGEAKLNAAEKSLLENMILSVGQIFHREQISRIVHLTKERAVDVMITRLRQKIEPDPKNPKYLQTVRGNGYILWTD from the coding sequence ATGAAAATAGAAGAAAAAAAACATATTTTAATTGTAGATGATGATGACAGGATAAGAGAACTTACAAAAGAATATCTTCAAGGTAACAATTTTTATACGACTACTGCCAAAAATTCTGACGATGCAAAAAATAAAATAAAATTAATCAAATTTGATTTAATTATTTTGGATATTATGATGCCAGGTCAAAGCGGGCTAGAGCTAACAAAAGAAATCAAAACAAGCAGTGATCAGCCTATCATCCTACTTACTGCAATGGGAGGCACTTCTGATAGGATTTACGGACTAGAGACAGGTGCTGATGATTACCTACCCAAACCATTTGAGCCCAAAGAGCTTCTTTTAAGAATAAAAAATATACTCAAGAGAGTTCAAAAAAATAAACATTTAAATCCCATACTAAAGTTTGGAGATATAAGAGTTGATTTAGAAAAAATGTCTATCAAATCAAAATCTGGTGAGGCAAAACTAAATGCTGCAGAAAAATCTCTTTTAGAAAATATGATTTTGTCAGTGGGACAGATTTTTCATAGAGAACAAATATCTAGAATAGTTCATTTAACTAAAGAAAGAGCTGTCGATGTTATGATTACAAGATTAAGACAAAAAATAGAGCCAGATCCAAAAAATCCAAAGTATTTACAAACTGTTCGGGGCAATGGTTATATTCTTTGGACTGATTAA
- a CDS encoding MarR family winged helix-turn-helix transcriptional regulator, producing MNDFLYLRENNIKEIIELMLEAYTESYSDPYEILKKNSFGRAHHRLICTVNANPGIKVADLIKKLKITKQSLSRVLQELIKDKIISQSKGDIDGRQRLLHLTEKGGRISEEIFNIQKKRILEAFKECDSQEVLNFKKVLKKIVNN from the coding sequence ATGAATGATTTTTTATATTTAAGAGAAAACAACATCAAGGAAATTATTGAATTAATGCTTGAGGCTTACACTGAATCTTACTCGGATCCTTATGAAATTTTGAAAAAAAATTCTTTTGGTAGGGCCCACCATAGGCTCATTTGTACTGTGAATGCAAATCCTGGAATAAAAGTTGCTGATTTAATCAAAAAATTAAAAATTACAAAACAAAGCTTAAGTCGTGTGTTACAAGAGTTGATTAAAGATAAGATTATTTCACAGTCCAAAGGTGATATTGATGGTAGACAAAGATTGCTTCATCTTACAGAAAAGGGAGGGAGAATTAGTGAAGAAATATTTAATATTCAAAAAAAGAGGATACTCGAAGCGTTTAAAGAGTGTGATTCTCAAGAGGTACTTAACTTTAAAAAGGTATTAAAGAAAATTGTTAATAATTAA
- a CDS encoding branched-chain amino acid aminotransferase translates to MSSIPYDQMTGKIWLDGSLVDWNQAKLHVLTHGLHYASSVFEGERVYDGEIFKLTEHTERLIYSASRLGFEIPYSIEEINSFCREVVKVQKIENGYVRPVAWRGSEMMAVSAQNSTIHFAIAAWVWGSYFDPKIKLNGIKLDISKWKKPAPDSIPWDAKAAGNYMINTLSKHEAEKNGFNDSMMLDYQGNIAEATGANVFFINQEQTEIYTPIADSFLDGITRRTVIEIAKKLKLKITEKKIKPDDLKSYTGCFLTGSAAEVTPVSQIGIYSFKVLDIIGKLSEEYQLLVRKKIVT, encoded by the coding sequence ATGAGCAGCATACCCTACGATCAAATGACTGGAAAAATATGGCTTGATGGCAGTCTTGTAGATTGGAATCAGGCAAAGCTGCACGTCCTAACGCATGGCCTTCACTATGCTAGCTCAGTTTTTGAAGGAGAGCGCGTATATGATGGTGAGATATTTAAATTAACAGAACATACTGAAAGACTCATTTATTCTGCAAGCAGACTCGGTTTTGAAATACCTTATTCAATTGAGGAAATTAATTCTTTTTGTAGAGAAGTTGTTAAAGTTCAAAAAATTGAAAATGGATATGTAAGACCCGTTGCATGGAGAGGTAGTGAGATGATGGCAGTGTCGGCACAAAATAGCACTATTCATTTTGCAATAGCTGCTTGGGTATGGGGATCTTATTTTGATCCAAAAATTAAATTGAACGGCATTAAATTGGATATTTCTAAATGGAAAAAGCCAGCTCCCGATTCCATACCATGGGATGCTAAAGCTGCAGGAAATTATATGATTAACACACTATCTAAACATGAGGCTGAAAAAAATGGATTTAACGATTCTATGATGCTTGATTATCAGGGAAATATTGCCGAAGCTACTGGAGCAAATGTTTTTTTTATTAATCAGGAACAAACAGAAATATACACACCTATTGCTGATAGCTTTTTAGATGGGATTACAAGAAGAACGGTTATTGAAATAGCAAAAAAATTAAAATTAAAAATTACTGAAAAAAAAATTAAGCCAGATGATTTAAAAAGTTATACAGGATGTTTTCTAACTGGATCTGCAGCAGAGGTAACGCCTGTATCGCAAATTGGAATTTATTCCTTTAAGGTGTTGGACATAATTGGAAAATTGTCAGAGGAGTATCAGTTGCTAGTAAGAAAAAAAATAGTTACTTAA
- the pgsA gene encoding CDP-diacylglycerol--glycerol-3-phosphate 3-phosphatidyltransferase: MIFKIPNILTIGRLILVPFLVFAFFLPGSLGNWLSFSIFVIASFTDFLDGFFARLLKQQSKLGELLDPIADKIIVVTALVLLVSSKQIEGQEVIAAIIIVSREILVSGLREYLAKFRLKMPVSNMAKIKTFFQMFAISVLLTGSSGDKLLFNYGSEIGIALLWFSAFLTLITGYSYIKKGINHAID; encoded by the coding sequence ATGATTTTTAAAATACCTAATATTCTAACGATTGGACGGTTAATTTTAGTTCCTTTTCTAGTATTTGCATTTTTTCTTCCTGGAAGTTTGGGCAATTGGCTATCTTTTTCAATTTTTGTAATTGCAAGTTTTACCGATTTTTTAGATGGCTTTTTTGCAAGATTACTAAAGCAACAATCTAAACTTGGAGAATTGCTAGATCCTATTGCAGATAAAATTATTGTTGTTACTGCCCTTGTGCTTCTGGTTTCAAGCAAACAGATAGAAGGACAAGAAGTAATTGCTGCAATAATTATAGTTTCTAGAGAAATTTTAGTATCTGGTTTAAGAGAATACTTAGCGAAATTCAGATTGAAAATGCCAGTATCCAATATGGCAAAAATAAAAACTTTTTTTCAAATGTTCGCTATTTCTGTTTTGCTTACCGGATCCTCAGGAGATAAATTGCTTTTTAACTATGGATCTGAAATAGGAATTGCGTTGCTTTGGTTTTCAGCTTTTTTAACTTTAATTACTGGATATTCGTATATTAAAAAAGGAATAAATCACGCAATTGATTAA
- a CDS encoding helix-hairpin-helix domain-containing protein: MAVKNAKESLQRKIFDSDQNNNSLTLLREKFNLGFVPTLIEIYDNSHTQGTNAIGSFVSFGKEGFLKNRYRKFDIKNKNINPGDDYGMMNEVIERRFSKLVKQSEGDNVPDLLLIDGGKGQYSVVRSKLDQLGFHQLPIIAIAKGKNRNDGNETFIYNNKIIKLEKNNPLLFFMQRLRDEAHRFAIFTHRKKRKKSFLVSPLDEIPGIGRNRKKTLLNHFGSAKTIEGASLEDLKKVDGISELIAKKIYNYFHLNKNFL; encoded by the coding sequence ATGGCAGTTAAAAATGCTAAAGAGAGTTTGCAAAGAAAAATATTTGACTCAGACCAAAATAATAATTCGTTAACACTGCTTAGAGAAAAGTTTAACTTAGGCTTTGTGCCAACTCTAATTGAAATTTATGACAACAGCCATACTCAAGGAACAAATGCTATCGGAAGTTTTGTAAGCTTTGGCAAAGAAGGATTTTTAAAAAATAGATATAGAAAATTTGATATAAAAAATAAAAATATTAATCCTGGTGATGACTACGGCATGATGAATGAAGTAATAGAAAGAAGATTTTCTAAACTAGTAAAGCAATCTGAAGGTGACAATGTCCCTGACCTTCTTCTTATTGATGGGGGTAAGGGTCAATATTCCGTGGTAAGAAGCAAACTAGATCAATTAGGTTTTCACCAGTTGCCAATTATTGCTATCGCTAAAGGAAAAAATAGAAATGATGGAAATGAAACATTCATCTACAATAATAAAATAATTAAATTAGAAAAAAACAATCCACTACTTTTTTTTATGCAAAGACTCAGGGATGAGGCTCATAGATTTGCAATATTCACTCATAGAAAAAAAAGGAAAAAATCTTTTTTAGTATCTCCATTGGATGAGATACCCGGAATCGGACGTAATAGAAAAAAAACATTACTAAATCATTTTGGTTCGGCAAAAACTATCGAAGGAGCTAGTCTTGAAGATTTAAAGAAAGTGGACGGAATTAGTGAATTAATTGCAAAAAAAATATATAATTATTTTCATCTTAATAAGAATTTTTTATGA
- the uvrC gene encoding excinuclease ABC subunit UvrC → MDLLESGKLLVKSKIKNIPNSPGIYKFLDNKNKIIYIGKAKNLPKRLQNYTSSSGLAVRTQRLISSIKELEIITTSNESEALLLEANLIKKFKPRYNVLLKDDKSFPYIQIRMSDSWPQLTKFRGKHNDQDLYFGPFASVASANWTIKMLQKVFQIRVCDDHTFKNRTRPCMLYQIKRCSAPCTNEIEKINYKISVQNCIDFLNGKSRSIQQKFSKEMEVASKNLDFEKAAIFRDRIKSLTYIQSSQQINKDNFIDADVVVSYRSSNISCIVVFFYRSKQNWGNQCFFPKHDSENSESEVMDAFLAQFYENKIPPRQIVLNIKPKNLDLLQKALERKNKKK, encoded by the coding sequence ATGGATCTACTAGAAAGTGGTAAATTATTAGTTAAATCAAAGATCAAAAATATTCCTAATAGTCCAGGTATCTATAAATTTTTAGATAATAAAAATAAAATTATTTATATTGGTAAAGCAAAAAATCTGCCAAAGAGACTTCAAAACTATACATCTAGTTCTGGATTAGCGGTTAGAACTCAACGGCTTATTTCCTCTATTAAAGAGTTAGAAATAATAACTACTAGCAATGAGTCGGAGGCTTTGCTCCTCGAAGCTAACTTAATTAAAAAATTTAAACCAAGATATAATGTCCTACTAAAGGATGACAAATCCTTTCCCTATATACAAATACGCATGAGTGACTCCTGGCCACAGCTGACAAAATTTAGAGGTAAGCATAACGACCAAGATTTATATTTTGGTCCCTTTGCTTCTGTTGCTTCGGCCAATTGGACTATTAAAATGCTTCAAAAGGTTTTTCAAATAAGAGTTTGTGATGATCACACTTTTAAAAACAGGACACGCCCCTGCATGCTATATCAAATTAAAAGATGCTCAGCTCCCTGCACGAATGAAATTGAAAAAATAAATTACAAAATATCTGTTCAAAACTGTATTGATTTTTTAAATGGAAAATCAAGGTCTATACAACAAAAATTTTCAAAAGAGATGGAAGTGGCTAGTAAAAATCTTGATTTTGAAAAAGCAGCGATATTTAGAGATAGAATTAAATCCTTAACCTACATTCAATCCTCCCAACAAATTAATAAAGATAATTTTATAGATGCTGATGTAGTGGTTTCTTATAGAAGTTCTAATATTTCATGTATTGTAGTTTTTTTTTATAGATCAAAACAAAACTGGGGTAATCAATGTTTTTTTCCCAAACACGATTCGGAAAATAGCGAATCTGAAGTTATGGATGCTTTTTTAGCTCAATTTTATGAAAATAAAATTCCACCAAGGCAAATTGTATTAAATATCAAGCCTAAGAATTTAGACCTTTTGCAAAAAGCCCTAGAGAGAAAAAATAAAAAAAAATAA
- a CDS encoding dihydroneopterin aldolase, whose protein sequence is MKNLKDNTLMQIIEKPVSSKLVKKILIKNLIINTIFGYYPKEKVRKQKLKFNIKLEIDRKIKFNDNNLNTIVDYDDIMRIINNILDKKINFLEILGELVVKDILKNKKITAIELEIEKLDILKKGASVGFQISKRKK, encoded by the coding sequence ATGAAAAATCTCAAAGATAATACTCTAATGCAAATTATTGAAAAGCCTGTTTCTTCAAAACTTGTCAAAAAAATTCTTATTAAAAATCTTATTATAAATACAATTTTTGGATACTACCCTAAAGAAAAAGTCCGAAAACAAAAATTGAAATTTAATATTAAGCTAGAGATTGATCGCAAAATAAAATTTAATGATAACAATCTAAATACAATAGTGGACTACGATGACATCATGAGAATTATAAATAACATTTTAGATAAAAAAATTAATTTTTTAGAAATTTTAGGAGAATTGGTAGTCAAAGATATTTTAAAAAATAAAAAAATTACTGCTATTGAGCTGGAAATAGAAAAATTAGATATTTTAAAAAAAGGAGCTTCAGTAGGATTTCAAATCAGTAAGCGTAAAAAGTGA
- a CDS encoding SDR family oxidoreductase, with translation MKKNILITGGAQRIGKEISIFFAKKGWNIVIHFHKSKKEATALKKKIISMGVLCVIVKGDLSKPNETRSILKVAKKKMGAIDCLVNCASIFENDDILDFNNQKWQSHFDVNLKAPAILSGEFAKQKKDIQGNIINIIDQRVFKLTPYFLSYTLSKAGLETLTKTLAMKFAPKIRVNAIAPGPVMKNKRQSQKHFEKQFKNTILKKQTKVINICKTIEFILGNDSITGLTIPVDSGQNLAWKTPDLINVKE, from the coding sequence ATGAAAAAAAATATTTTAATTACTGGAGGGGCACAAAGAATTGGGAAGGAAATCTCTATTTTTTTTGCAAAAAAAGGATGGAATATAGTAATTCATTTTCACAAATCTAAAAAGGAGGCAACTGCTCTTAAAAAGAAAATTATTTCTATGGGGGTATTGTGTGTTATTGTGAAGGGAGACCTTTCAAAGCCCAATGAGACAAGATCCATATTAAAAGTAGCAAAGAAAAAAATGGGAGCAATAGATTGCCTTGTCAATTGTGCTTCAATTTTTGAAAATGACGATATCTTAGATTTTAACAATCAAAAGTGGCAGTCACACTTTGATGTTAACTTAAAAGCACCCGCTATACTTTCTGGTGAATTCGCGAAGCAAAAAAAAGATATTCAGGGCAATATTATTAATATTATAGATCAAAGAGTCTTCAAGCTAACTCCCTATTTTTTATCTTATACTCTTAGTAAAGCTGGCTTGGAAACACTAACCAAGACGCTTGCTATGAAATTTGCTCCAAAAATTAGAGTCAATGCAATAGCCCCGGGCCCAGTGATGAAAAATAAAAGACAATCCCAAAAACATTTTGAAAAACAATTTAAAAATACAATTTTAAAAAAACAAACAAAAGTCATAAATATTTGCAAAACAATAGAATTTATTTTGGGAAATGATTCTATTACTGGATTAACCATTCCAGTAGATAGCGGTCAAAATCTCGCCTGGAAAACTCCAGACCTTATCAATGTAAAAGAATAG
- the uvrB gene encoding excinuclease ABC subunit UvrB: protein MSKLSIVNTPEANNKKENFLKKLEGGKKFKLTSSFTPAGDQPTAIKQLREGLLTNQKDQVLLGVTGSGKTFTMAKIIEELNRPAIILAPNKTLAAQLYGEMKSFFNENAVEYFVSYYDYYTPEAYVPRSDTFIEKESAINEQIDRMRHSATRSLFEKDDVIIVASVSCIYGLGSPDSYSKMTFTFEKNNSYNREKIIKGLVELQYKRNDQNFYRGSFRVRGENIEIFPSHLEDRAWRISLDDEKIVSLKEFDPLTGDKTEDLNIIKIYANSHYITPRPTVQQAIKEIKAELVTTLKKFRKENKLLEAQRIDERTRFDLEMIEATGTCAGIENYSRFLSGRSPGEPPPTLFEYLPDNAIIFVDESHVTVPQLNGMYKGDHTRKKTLSDYGFRLPSCMDNRPLKFEEWDMMRSETIFVSATPGNWELDQSKGVFAEQVIRPTGLTDPDILIRPAKNQVDDLLSECLKIVKKKQRVLATTLTKKMAEDLTEYLDENGIKVRYMHSEIDTLERIEIIRDLRLGVFDVLVGINLLREGLDIPECALVAILDADKEGFLRSETSLIQTIGRAARNVEGKVILYADKETKSIKKAIEETDRRRSRQELFNKKNNITPQSIQKNIGDILESVYEKDYLNAEKNIEIGGNLKKHLKSLKKDMHISADNLEFEKAAKIRDEIKKLENSDLGLAINSSIKKYGPNNSLYGRSTQGKAGSKVKKKR, encoded by the coding sequence ATGTCTAAATTATCAATTGTTAATACTCCAGAAGCGAACAACAAAAAAGAAAATTTTTTAAAAAAATTAGAAGGTGGAAAAAAATTCAAACTAACTTCATCGTTCACCCCCGCTGGTGATCAACCCACCGCAATAAAACAACTTCGTGAAGGTTTGCTCACTAACCAAAAAGATCAGGTTTTGCTTGGAGTGACTGGATCTGGAAAAACCTTCACTATGGCAAAGATTATTGAAGAACTAAATAGACCTGCAATAATTTTGGCTCCCAACAAAACGTTAGCTGCTCAACTGTATGGTGAGATGAAAAGTTTTTTTAATGAGAATGCAGTTGAATATTTCGTCTCTTATTATGATTATTATACTCCCGAAGCATATGTACCAAGATCTGATACATTTATTGAAAAAGAATCTGCTATCAATGAACAAATAGATAGAATGAGACATTCAGCTACAAGATCTTTATTTGAAAAAGATGATGTTATAATTGTAGCAAGTGTTTCTTGTATCTATGGTTTAGGATCTCCCGATTCTTACTCAAAAATGACATTTACGTTTGAAAAAAACAATTCTTATAATAGAGAAAAAATAATTAAAGGTCTTGTTGAGTTGCAATACAAAAGAAATGATCAAAATTTTTACAGAGGATCGTTTAGAGTGCGTGGAGAAAATATAGAAATTTTTCCATCTCATTTAGAAGATAGAGCATGGCGAATTTCATTGGATGATGAAAAGATAGTAAGCTTAAAAGAGTTTGATCCTTTGACAGGAGACAAGACGGAAGATTTAAATATTATAAAGATTTATGCTAATAGCCATTATATCACTCCCCGACCAACCGTACAGCAAGCCATAAAAGAAATTAAAGCAGAACTCGTTACAACTTTAAAAAAATTCAGAAAAGAAAATAAATTACTCGAAGCACAAAGAATAGACGAAAGAACAAGATTCGATTTAGAGATGATTGAGGCTACTGGAACATGTGCAGGAATTGAAAATTATTCAAGATTTCTATCAGGTAGAAGTCCTGGTGAACCCCCACCAACATTATTTGAATATTTGCCTGACAATGCAATTATTTTTGTAGATGAAAGTCATGTAACCGTACCTCAACTGAACGGAATGTATAAAGGCGACCATACAAGAAAAAAAACTCTTTCTGACTATGGATTTAGATTGCCTTCCTGCATGGATAACAGGCCTTTGAAATTTGAAGAATGGGACATGATGAGGTCTGAAACTATATTTGTTTCAGCCACTCCTGGAAACTGGGAGCTAGATCAGTCTAAGGGTGTATTTGCAGAACAAGTTATAAGACCTACAGGATTAACAGACCCAGATATTCTTATTCGTCCTGCAAAAAATCAAGTAGATGACTTACTTTCAGAATGTTTAAAAATTGTTAAAAAAAAACAAAGAGTTTTAGCAACTACATTAACTAAAAAAATGGCTGAAGATCTTACTGAATATTTAGATGAAAATGGAATTAAGGTAAGATACATGCACTCAGAAATTGACACTCTGGAAAGAATTGAGATTATTAGAGACCTAAGACTAGGGGTTTTTGATGTTCTGGTAGGTATAAATCTTTTACGAGAAGGCTTAGATATTCCTGAATGCGCATTAGTAGCAATTCTAGATGCTGATAAAGAAGGCTTTCTGAGATCGGAAACATCGTTAATACAAACAATTGGTAGGGCAGCAAGAAATGTGGAAGGAAAAGTCATTTTATATGCCGATAAAGAAACCAAAAGCATAAAAAAAGCGATTGAAGAAACTGACAGAAGAAGATCTAGGCAGGAACTTTTTAATAAAAAAAACAATATTACACCTCAGAGCATTCAGAAGAATATTGGAGATATTCTTGAAAGCGTCTATGAAAAAGATTACTTGAATGCTGAAAAAAATATAGAAATTGGTGGCAATTTAAAAAAGCACTTAAAATCTCTGAAAAAAGACATGCATATTTCAGCAGACAATCTAGAATTTGAAAAGGCTGCAAAAATAAGAGATGAAATAAAAAAATTAGAAAATTCGGATTTAGGATTGGCTATTAACTCAAGTATAAAAAAATATGGACCCAATAACTCATTATATGGAAGGTCAACTCAGGGCAAAGCAGGTTCAAAAGTAAAGAAAAAAAGATAA
- a CDS encoding pyridoxal phosphate-dependent aminotransferase, which translates to MSILSESLSRIKPSPTMAVVKKATELRSAGKDIISLGAGEPDFDTPENIKQAAIEAIKDGKTKYTVVDGTIELKRAVIGKFKRENNLIYNEKQVTVGVGGKHVIFNAILATINPGDEVLIPAPYWVSYPDIVLLAGGTPVIVECEESADFKILPEQIEKNVTKNTKWIILNSPSNPTGSVYSEQELKDIGEVLKKFPNVHIMSDDIYEHVLYTKNKFFTIAQIPELFSRTLTINGLSKSYAMTGWRVGYAGGPENIIQGIAKIQSQSTTNTSSISQAAAEEALNGTQDFIKKRSDAFKERRDFVVKKLNSIEGLSCKNPEGAFYVFPNCKDCIGKKDINKKEIVNDADFVTSLLENTGVAVVQGSAFGKEGYFRISYATSMKNLSEALDKIEEYCKQLS; encoded by the coding sequence ATGAGCATACTATCAGAATCTTTATCTAGAATAAAACCATCTCCTACTATGGCTGTGGTTAAAAAAGCCACAGAGTTAAGATCTGCTGGAAAAGACATAATATCATTAGGAGCAGGAGAGCCAGATTTTGATACTCCTGAAAATATTAAGCAGGCTGCTATTGAGGCCATCAAAGATGGAAAAACAAAATACACAGTAGTAGATGGCACTATCGAGCTCAAGAGAGCTGTAATTGGAAAATTTAAAAGAGAAAATAACTTAATTTACAATGAAAAGCAGGTGACTGTAGGCGTTGGTGGGAAACATGTTATTTTTAACGCAATTTTAGCAACTATCAATCCAGGAGATGAGGTTTTGATACCGGCTCCTTACTGGGTGTCCTATCCCGATATTGTATTGTTGGCCGGAGGCACTCCTGTAATAGTTGAGTGTGAGGAAAGTGCTGACTTTAAGATTCTACCAGAACAAATAGAAAAGAATGTTACCAAAAATACAAAATGGATTATTTTAAACTCGCCTTCTAATCCAACCGGTTCTGTTTATTCGGAACAAGAGCTAAAAGATATTGGAGAAGTTTTAAAAAAATTTCCAAATGTTCATATTATGTCTGATGATATCTATGAGCATGTTCTTTATACGAAAAATAAATTCTTCACCATTGCCCAAATTCCAGAATTGTTTTCTAGAACGCTTACCATTAATGGATTGAGCAAATCATATGCTATGACAGGATGGAGAGTTGGCTATGCAGGTGGACCAGAAAATATCATTCAAGGTATCGCAAAGATTCAATCTCAATCTACAACCAATACCTCATCCATTAGCCAAGCAGCTGCAGAAGAAGCTTTGAATGGAACGCAGGATTTTATAAAAAAACGATCAGATGCATTTAAAGAGAGGAGGGATTTTGTTGTAAAAAAACTTAATTCCATAGAAGGTCTTTCTTGCAAAAATCCAGAAGGTGCATTTTATGTTTTTCCTAATTGCAAAGACTGCATTGGAAAAAAAGACATTAATAAAAAAGAAATTGTAAATGATGCAGATTTTGTCACTTCGTTGTTGGAAAACACAGGCGTGGCTGTTGTTCAAGGATCTGCTTTTGGAAAGGAGGGGTATTTTAGAATTTCTTATGCGACTTCTATGAAGAACCTTTCTGAGGCTTTAGATAAAATAGAAGAGTATTGTAAGCAACTATCTTAG